From a single Anaerolineales bacterium genomic region:
- a CDS encoding Npt1/Npt2 family nucleotide transporter, translating into MASRIRAILNLQPGEEKNVFLMVVQYFFMGAAMLFVQSASLALFFTAWDSTAMPYIYLGIAIIVSTITASFLKISERTSLARFLVLCLLFLLAGSIALRIGLSLTASKWLMLALPIWSQTLVNICMTAFWTLAGNIFDVRQGKRIFGLMNAGSWLAYVVMGPFTTPLVNVLGTENLYLVIAACLFLAFVFQQIIVRANPGTSARPEILDDETQKTSTTQLFRNRYILLIFALITFWRVSYFILDNVFYDRAALQFPSADELAGFIGGFFGLAGLLGFITDTFLTGRIVSRFGLRAGLLTTPTLTVLSIVALALTGTIDPTLVTLLFWLSVAGKFTNEGLGFSLDQTATNVLYQPIQKIRTRAQTFTEGIVQPLAIGLAGGLLLLFNTILKFNVIQLTYIYLIAAAGWIAVAVALIRAYPIALTEALHKRRFGDKGILLTDMASIEIIQKAFKSPHPTEVLYALDLLERSESKTLPDDLIGLIDSPLAEVRKNVMKRIERLRIVDALPIIQKRLKMEDDPTVREAAARTLTVLGEDKNASLELLNDADAFIQRGALIGLLKSQPLDEIPDAAERLNRSIRSRKAEDHTEAAQLIAEAANPALGEMLLPLLREENITAKNAALRAAAKTGNPVIYRDVIPALGSPQTRSLAFSALTAGGNEALPEIIRSLEDESLHRRIHLRLIRACSNVKSEAAIRVLEGLIPHRNANIRSRALTALRDCRFQPGGESLHRIEGQVEAEFRRAAWLLACFHDLDKSSKTEAVSRAADQDIEETIQRLFLLFWFMYPPQSIMRAQKAIKRRDANRRSYAIEVVDATLSKAHKTPFIALLESLPAKERLERMGMAYKQLAYPPAARLVDILENDLAKDNPWLVATAIEAANDFGILAQDDNLQMLSKSSESLVIRMVNQINSEEMMLTTVERVIILKSLSMFADTPDEALAELADLLQEVEVQPGETIVKQGDAGDSMYIVVNGKVDVMDGNKVLNQLGARTVFGELSLLDSSPRTATIRAVEETTLLRLDQTPFYEIMSDYVEVAMGTIQMLTRNLRARTSDVVELNRMLGE; encoded by the coding sequence ATGGCATCCCGCATTCGCGCAATCCTAAACCTGCAACCCGGCGAAGAAAAGAACGTCTTCCTGATGGTCGTCCAGTATTTTTTCATGGGCGCCGCCATGCTGTTCGTACAGTCCGCTTCGCTGGCGTTGTTCTTCACCGCCTGGGATTCCACCGCGATGCCGTATATCTACCTCGGCATTGCGATCATCGTCTCCACCATCACCGCCTCGTTCCTTAAAATATCCGAGCGCACCTCGCTGGCGCGCTTCCTCGTCCTGTGCCTGCTTTTTCTTTTGGCAGGCAGCATCGCCCTCCGCATCGGGCTGTCATTGACCGCCTCCAAGTGGCTGATGCTGGCATTGCCCATCTGGTCGCAGACGCTCGTCAACATCTGCATGACCGCCTTCTGGACTCTTGCAGGTAACATCTTTGACGTGCGGCAAGGCAAGCGCATCTTCGGGTTGATGAACGCGGGGTCGTGGCTGGCGTATGTGGTCATGGGTCCGTTCACCACGCCGCTGGTCAACGTGCTCGGCACCGAGAACCTGTATCTGGTCATCGCCGCGTGTCTGTTCCTTGCGTTCGTCTTTCAGCAGATCATCGTCCGCGCCAATCCCGGCACCTCCGCCCGCCCGGAAATCCTCGACGACGAGACTCAAAAAACCTCCACTACACAACTGTTCCGCAACCGCTACATCCTGCTGATCTTCGCGCTCATCACATTTTGGCGCGTCTCCTACTTCATCCTCGACAACGTCTTCTATGACCGCGCCGCCCTGCAATTCCCATCGGCAGATGAATTGGCGGGCTTCATCGGCGGATTCTTCGGCTTGGCGGGATTGCTCGGATTCATCACTGACACCTTTTTGACAGGACGCATCGTCTCACGCTTCGGCTTGCGTGCCGGACTCCTAACCACTCCCACGCTGACGGTTCTCAGCATAGTGGCATTGGCGCTCACCGGCACAATCGATCCCACACTGGTCACGTTACTCTTCTGGCTGTCCGTTGCAGGGAAGTTCACCAACGAAGGCTTGGGCTTCTCGCTCGACCAGACCGCAACCAATGTTCTATACCAACCAATTCAAAAGATCCGCACCCGCGCCCAGACCTTCACTGAAGGAATCGTCCAGCCGCTTGCCATTGGTCTCGCAGGCGGATTGCTGCTGTTGTTCAACACCATCCTGAAATTCAACGTCATTCAGTTAACCTACATCTACTTGATCGCCGCCGCTGGATGGATCGCGGTCGCCGTCGCGCTCATCCGCGCCTACCCCATCGCGCTGACCGAAGCCCTGCACAAGCGGCGTTTCGGCGACAAGGGCATCCTGCTGACGGACATGGCGAGCATCGAGATCATTCAAAAAGCGTTCAAAAGTCCGCATCCCACCGAAGTTTTATACGCGCTCGACCTGCTGGAGCGAAGCGAAAGCAAAACGCTGCCAGACGATCTGATCGGCTTGATAGATTCACCGCTGGCGGAAGTCCGTAAAAACGTGATGAAACGCATCGAACGCCTGAGAATCGTGGATGCCCTCCCCATCATACAAAAGCGATTGAAAATGGAAGATGACCCCACCGTGCGCGAAGCCGCCGCCCGCACACTGACCGTTTTAGGTGAAGACAAGAACGCATCCCTGGAGTTACTGAACGATGCCGATGCATTCATCCAACGCGGGGCGCTGATCGGGTTGCTGAAGTCCCAGCCGCTGGATGAAATTCCTGATGCGGCGGAACGTTTGAATAGATCGATCAGATCGCGGAAGGCGGAAGATCATACCGAAGCCGCGCAATTGATCGCGGAAGCCGCCAACCCCGCGCTCGGCGAAATGCTCCTGCCGCTTCTGCGAGAAGAAAATATCACCGCCAAAAATGCCGCCCTGCGTGCCGCAGCAAAAACCGGAAATCCTGTCATTTATCGGGATGTCATCCCCGCATTGGGTTCGCCACAGACGAGAAGCCTGGCATTTAGCGCCTTGACGGCAGGCGGGAACGAGGCATTGCCCGAGATCATCAGATCGCTGGAGGACGAGTCCCTGCACCGCCGCATCCATCTGCGGCTGATCCGCGCCTGCTCGAACGTCAAGAGCGAGGCGGCGATCCGCGTGTTGGAGGGATTGATCCCACACCGCAACGCGAACATCCGATCACGGGCGTTGACCGCCCTGCGCGATTGCCGATTCCAGCCCGGGGGAGAATCGCTTCACCGGATCGAGGGGCAGGTTGAGGCGGAGTTCCGACGCGCAGCTTGGTTATTGGCATGCTTCCACGATCTGGACAAATCTTCCAAAACGGAAGCAGTTAGCCGGGCGGCAGATCAGGACATCGAGGAGACCATCCAGCGCCTGTTCCTGTTGTTCTGGTTCATGTATCCGCCGCAATCCATCATGCGGGCGCAAAAAGCCATCAAACGGCGGGACGCGAACCGCAGGTCGTATGCCATCGAGGTTGTGGATGCCACGCTATCGAAGGCACATAAAACGCCGTTCATCGCCCTGCTGGAGAGCCTGCCCGCAAAGGAACGGCTCGAACGGATGGGCATGGCGTACAAACAATTGGCATATCCGCCCGCCGCACGACTGGTGGATATTTTGGAGAACGACCTGGCAAAGGACAATCCCTGGCTGGTGGCAACTGCCATCGAAGCCGCGAATGACTTTGGCATTTTGGCGCAAGATGACAATCTTCAGATGCTGTCGAAGTCGAGCGAGTCATTGGTGATTCGCATGGTCAACCAGATCAATTCGGAGGAAATGATGTTAACCACCGTGGAACGCGTGATCATTTTAAAATCCTTGAGCATGTTCGCAGATACGCCCGATGAGGCGCTCGCTGAACTTGCAGATTTGTTGCAGGAAGTGGAAGTCCAGCCCGGCGAGACCATCGTAAAGCAGGGAGACGCAGGCGACAGCATGTATATCGTTGTAAACGGCAAAGTGGATGTGATGGACGGCAACAAAGTCCTGAATCAACTCGGCGCACGGACGGTCTTCGGCGAACTCTCGTTATTGGATTCGTCCCCGCGTACCGCCACCATCCGCGCCGTGGAGGAGACGACGCTTCTTCGGCTTGACCAGACGCCTTTTTACGAAATCATGAGCGATTACGTGGAAGTGGCGATGGGTACGATCCAAATGCTGACCCGCAACCTGCGCGCACGCACCAGCGATGTGGTGGAATTGAATAGGATGCTGGGGGAGTGA
- a CDS encoding aspartate aminotransferase family protein codes for MHIPQTGLSKQEILATLRAFKSRDMDWKAGKVFCYVYNPGDDPAEVTKEAYLEFLTENGLDPTVFPSMLKLETDVVRMVINLLRGDANAVGHLTSGGTESIMLAVKTARDKARAEKPHIKEPEIVLPKTAHAAFHKAAHYLSIKPVVVDIDPQTFKVRAEDMEKAITENTILLVASAPSYSQGVIDPITEIGAIAQKHNLLFHVDACVGGVHLSFMRKMGYDIPGFDFTVPGVTSISTDLHKYGYAAKGCSVIMYRSRDIRKYQIFACTDTTAYTLINPTMLSTKSGGPYAGAWAVLNFLGEEGYTRIIQTVQDATQKLMDGINAIPELRVLGEPAMSMFSFASDSLNVYQLADEMGKRSWYLQGQFSTSLTPRNLHISISFGNAHSVDSLLADLRECIKIVKAKEPIDSDAIRQMVGMAIQSPDPEAAFGQLAASAGLTGTDLPSEMSFINEVMDALPDEICNMFLINYFNDLYV; via the coding sequence ATGCACATCCCGCAAACTGGTTTATCCAAACAGGAGATCCTTGCCACGCTACGAGCCTTCAAATCCCGCGACATGGATTGGAAGGCGGGCAAGGTTTTTTGCTACGTCTACAACCCGGGTGATGATCCAGCCGAAGTCACGAAGGAAGCGTATCTCGAATTCCTGACCGAGAACGGGCTCGACCCGACGGTCTTTCCATCCATGCTGAAACTCGAAACGGATGTCGTCCGCATGGTCATCAATCTCCTGCGCGGCGACGCAAATGCTGTCGGGCATCTCACCTCGGGCGGGACGGAGAGCATTATGCTCGCTGTGAAAACCGCGCGCGACAAAGCCCGCGCCGAAAAGCCGCACATCAAAGAACCTGAGATAGTATTACCCAAAACAGCGCACGCCGCGTTCCACAAAGCCGCACATTACCTGAGCATCAAGCCCGTCGTCGTGGACATTGACCCGCAGACCTTCAAAGTCCGCGCGGAAGATATGGAGAAAGCCATTACCGAGAACACGATCCTGTTGGTCGCATCCGCGCCGAGTTATTCGCAGGGTGTCATTGACCCCATCACAGAGATCGGCGCAATTGCGCAAAAACATAACCTGCTCTTCCACGTGGACGCCTGTGTCGGCGGCGTTCATCTCTCGTTCATGCGCAAGATGGGATACGACATACCTGGTTTCGATTTCACAGTCCCCGGCGTCACGTCCATTTCTACCGACCTGCACAAATATGGGTATGCGGCGAAGGGCTGTTCGGTCATCATGTACCGCAGCAGGGACATCCGCAAATATCAGATCTTCGCCTGCACCGACACAACCGCCTACACGCTCATCAATCCCACCATGCTGAGCACAAAAAGCGGCGGTCCGTATGCGGGCGCATGGGCAGTGTTGAATTTTCTCGGCGAAGAAGGCTACACCCGCATCATCCAAACCGTGCAGGACGCCACACAAAAACTGATGGACGGCATTAACGCCATACCTGAACTGCGCGTGCTGGGAGAGCCGGCGATGAGCATGTTCTCCTTCGCATCGGATTCGCTCAACGTCTATCAACTCGCGGATGAGATGGGCAAACGCAGCTGGTATTTACAAGGACAGTTCTCCACGTCTCTGACTCCCCGCAACCTGCACATCTCCATCAGCTTCGGCAACGCCCACAGCGTGGACTCCCTGCTGGCAGACCTGCGTGAGTGTATTAAGATCGTCAAAGCCAAAGAGCCGATCGATTCAGACGCGATACGGCAGATGGTCGGGATGGCGATTCAAAGTCCGGACCCCGAGGCGGCATTCGGTCAACTTGCCGCATCCGCCGGGCTGACGGGCACCGACCTCCCCAGCGAAATGTCGTTCATCAACGAAGTCATGGATGCGTTGCCGGATGAGATCTGCAATATGTTTTTGATAAACTATTTCAATGATCTATATGTATAG
- a CDS encoding AbgT family transporter — MEQKSGAQISRKAFIQSVLILLALMVVSGILTLVIPAGEYQRVEVDGRETIIPDSFAFTARPDYLLWRWFLAPLEVLTGPDSLTIIVITVFILMVGVAFAIMDKSGILKSALARIVKRFENRKYTLLLVITFFFMTLGAFFGIFEEVVPLVPLMIALSYSLGWDTLTGLGMSILATNMGFSAAITNPFTIGVAQGIAKLPAFSGSGYRIIVFIFFYILLAIFLTRHAKKVEANAKASPVYEEEQATREKYAHFTAASIADENPRTTPAILFLLACMTLMFVTLFAAPFVPVIGDLALPIVGLLFLVAGIGSGLIAGVGKAAWSAAGEGLAGIAPAIPLILMAASVKYIIASGGILDTILHNAANAFQGASPVAAALLIYFLTLGIEFVVSSGSAKAFLLMPIMVPLADLVGVTRQTAVLAYVFGDGFSNLAYPTSAVLLICLGLTAVTYPKWLKWVMGLWIWVILASLGFLAIAVMIHYGPF; from the coding sequence ATGGAACAAAAATCAGGCGCGCAGATCAGCCGGAAGGCTTTCATCCAATCCGTTCTCATCCTGCTGGCATTGATGGTCGTTTCAGGAATTCTGACGCTCGTCATCCCTGCAGGCGAATACCAGCGCGTCGAAGTGGATGGACGCGAGACCATCATCCCTGATTCGTTCGCCTTCACCGCCCGCCCCGACTATCTGCTCTGGCGCTGGTTCCTCGCCCCGCTCGAAGTGCTGACAGGTCCCGACAGCCTGACCATCATTGTCATCACTGTCTTCATTCTCATGGTCGGCGTTGCCTTCGCCATCATGGACAAAAGCGGAATTCTCAAATCCGCCCTGGCGCGCATCGTCAAACGCTTCGAGAATCGGAAATACACGCTTTTACTGGTCATCACCTTTTTCTTCATGACGCTGGGCGCGTTCTTTGGTATCTTCGAAGAGGTCGTGCCGCTCGTGCCGTTGATGATCGCGCTCTCCTACTCCCTCGGCTGGGACACGCTGACGGGCTTGGGTATGTCCATCCTCGCCACCAATATGGGCTTCTCCGCCGCCATCACCAACCCGTTCACCATCGGCGTGGCACAGGGAATTGCAAAACTGCCCGCTTTTTCGGGTTCGGGCTATCGCATCATCGTCTTTATCTTCTTTTATATTTTGCTGGCGATCTTCCTCACCCGCCATGCAAAAAAAGTGGAAGCGAACGCCAAAGCATCGCCCGTATATGAAGAAGAACAAGCCACCCGCGAAAAATATGCACACTTCACTGCCGCATCCATCGCGGATGAAAATCCGCGCACCACGCCTGCCATCCTGTTCCTGCTTGCCTGCATGACGCTGATGTTTGTCACCCTGTTCGCCGCGCCATTCGTCCCAGTCATCGGCGACCTTGCGCTGCCCATCGTCGGGTTGCTGTTCCTCGTCGCAGGCATCGGATCAGGACTTATCGCAGGCGTGGGAAAAGCCGCATGGTCAGCGGCAGGCGAAGGCTTGGCAGGAATCGCGCCCGCCATCCCATTGATCTTGATGGCGGCAAGCGTCAAATACATCATCGCTTCGGGCGGCATCCTCGATACCATTTTGCACAATGCGGCAAATGCGTTTCAAGGTGCCAGCCCCGTCGCCGCCGCATTGCTGATCTATTTCCTCACACTCGGCATCGAGTTCGTCGTCTCCAGCGGTTCGGCAAAAGCGTTCCTGCTTATGCCGATCATGGTTCCGCTCGCGGACCTCGTCGGCGTCACGCGCCAAACCGCCGTGCTTGCCTATGTCTTCGGTGATGGCTTCTCCAACCTTGCCTACCCCACCAGCGCTGTCCTGCTTATCTGCCTCGGGCTGACCGCCGTCACCTACCCCAAATGGTTGAAGTGGGTCATGGGCTTGTGGATCTGGGTGATCCTCGCCTCGCTCGGTTTCCTTGCCATCGCGGTGATGATCCACTATGGACCGTTCTAA
- a CDS encoding M14 family metallopeptidase, whose translation MIDIPATYESSRDRFRASLASFSDLGFAPVLTSIPLADDSGLTIDIIRTDATRDKQRLLILTTGLHGIEGYVGAGILKLFTEEYLPRFDPETTGVLLVHPINPYGMKHRMRVNKNNVDLNRNFNDNFETMKSINPHYESMDFLLNPARALKSPLYEKSAFFFNTLQALPKGVSHIRETALMGQYRIKDGMYFGGFEMQEETQVMMKILASAPNDYTQIVFLDIHTGYGPRWQMTLLNPPSEKKTAAETASRFKVPSVAGVNPDEFYSINGDMVEYFCKMLMAKHPEKQVYAGAFEFGTYGDSLWQGIRSLRTTVLENMLRHFDGSEAARKWTLREYDELFLPSDPKWREKAAHDARQAFDGIFSTEGFFGI comes from the coding sequence ATGATCGACATCCCTGCGACGTACGAATCCTCGCGCGACAGATTCCGCGCCTCGCTCGCCTCTTTCTCGGACCTCGGGTTTGCTCCTGTTTTAACAAGCATTCCCCTGGCTGACGATTCTGGCTTAACGATCGATATTATCCGCACAGATGCGACACGCGATAAACAAAGACTGCTTATCCTGACCACAGGCTTGCACGGCATCGAAGGGTATGTCGGCGCTGGAATTTTGAAACTCTTCACCGAAGAATACCTGCCGCGCTTCGATCCCGAAACGACAGGTGTTCTGCTTGTTCACCCCATCAATCCATATGGGATGAAACACCGCATGCGCGTCAACAAGAATAATGTGGATTTGAACCGCAATTTCAACGACAACTTCGAGACTATGAAGTCCATTAATCCGCACTACGAATCCATGGATTTTCTACTCAACCCCGCGCGCGCATTGAAAAGCCCGCTGTATGAAAAATCGGCATTTTTCTTTAATACACTACAGGCGCTCCCAAAAGGCGTGAGCCATATCCGCGAAACGGCATTGATGGGACAATACCGTATAAAGGATGGGATGTATTTTGGCGGTTTCGAGATGCAGGAAGAAACACAGGTCATGATGAAGATCCTCGCATCTGCGCCCAATGACTACACGCAAATTGTTTTTTTAGATATTCACACCGGCTACGGTCCGCGCTGGCAAATGACATTGCTGAATCCGCCGTCAGAGAAGAAGACAGCCGCAGAAACAGCAAGCAGGTTCAAGGTCCCGTCTGTGGCGGGCGTGAATCCAGATGAGTTCTATTCCATTAACGGGGATATGGTCGAGTATTTCTGCAAAATGCTGATGGCGAAGCATCCCGAAAAACAAGTTTATGCGGGCGCATTCGAGTTTGGCACGTATGGCGACTCGCTCTGGCAGGGCATCCGCAGTTTGCGAACAACGGTTTTGGAAAATATGCTGCGCCATTTCGACGGAAGTGAGGCAGCACGGAAATGGACGCTGCGTGAATACGATGAATTATTCCTTCCATCCGATCCGAAGTGGCGCGAGAAAGCGGCGCACGATGCGCGCCAGGCGTTCGATGGCATATTTAGTACCGAAGGGTTCTTTGGAATTTAA
- a CDS encoding SIS domain-containing protein, with amino-acid sequence MSLFSEISEQPERIENLLASQRKSVERIAGEIRKRDIRYVFLAARGTSDNAGRYANYLLGAMNGLPLALATPSLFTFYKRPPNLKDALVIGISQSGKSPDIVSVLEEGKRRGCLTLSITNEPRSPLARTSDFVLDIQAGHERAVAATKTYTTQLMSIAMLSAALSGNMRPWDELRDVPRWMKSVLEQNAFVESAAQRYRYIDQTVVLGRGYNYSTAFEWALKLKELTYIIAEPYSSADFAHGPIAMMESGYPVFAVAPRGKVFNSMLEMLKRLRSNISAELVVISNDRRALKLAQVPLSVPADVPEWLSPLICILPAQLFAYHLTRAKGYDTEAPRSIRKVTETK; translated from the coding sequence ATGTCCCTCTTTTCTGAGATATCCGAACAACCTGAACGGATCGAAAATCTACTTGCGTCACAGCGAAAATCTGTCGAACGGATCGCAGGGGAGATCCGGAAGCGCGATATCCGCTATGTGTTCCTTGCGGCGCGCGGCACATCCGATAATGCGGGCAGGTATGCAAATTATCTGCTCGGCGCGATGAACGGACTTCCGCTTGCACTGGCTACGCCATCTTTGTTCACGTTTTACAAGCGGCCTCCGAATCTGAAGGACGCGTTGGTGATCGGCATTTCACAATCGGGAAAATCGCCGGATATTGTCAGCGTACTGGAGGAGGGCAAAAGACGGGGATGTCTGACACTGTCCATTACGAACGAACCCCGTTCGCCTCTTGCGCGGACCTCGGACTTTGTCCTTGATATTCAGGCTGGTCATGAGCGGGCGGTGGCTGCCACAAAGACCTACACTACTCAGTTGATGTCCATTGCGATGTTGTCGGCGGCATTGAGCGGCAACATGAGACCGTGGGATGAATTGCGCGATGTACCGCGCTGGATGAAGTCTGTGCTCGAGCAAAACGCTTTTGTTGAATCTGCGGCGCAACGTTACCGCTATATCGACCAGACCGTGGTTCTCGGGCGTGGTTATAACTACTCGACCGCTTTTGAGTGGGCGCTCAAATTAAAGGAACTGACGTATATCATCGCCGAACCGTATTCTTCCGCCGATTTTGCGCACGGACCGATCGCAATGATGGAGAGCGGATACCCCGTCTTTGCGGTGGCGCCAAGGGGCAAAGTATTCAACTCCATGCTGGAGATGCTCAAACGCCTGCGCTCGAACATTTCTGCCGAACTAGTCGTCATATCCAATGACAGGCGAGCGCTCAAATTGGCGCAGGTTCCGCTGTCGGTTCCTGCCGATGTTCCCGAGTGGCTTTCGCCATTGATCTGCATCCTGCCTGCGCAGTTGTTCGCCTATCACCTCACCCGGGCAAAAGGTTATGATACCGAAGCGCCGCGCAGCATCCGCAAGGTGACAGAGACAAAATAA
- a CDS encoding metal-dependent transcriptional regulator, giving the protein MAKRITKSVQDYLKRIYELTEDGSSASTNDLARELKISAPSVTGMIKKLASAKPAMVEYQKHQGVTLTAAGKRAALEVIRHHRLLETWLVQTLGYSWDEVHEEAERLEHVISEDFEQRIAAALGHPTRDPHGELIPTEDLKMPLEDSTPLSALRPNQTGTIQRVVAQDPSLLRHLDDLGLTPGVQIEVTEYSAFDNNLTVKVGRKVNVLGLNITTKIFIEEG; this is encoded by the coding sequence ATGGCGAAACGAATTACCAAATCCGTTCAAGACTACCTGAAGCGCATCTATGAACTTACAGAAGACGGCTCATCCGCAAGCACCAACGACCTTGCGCGCGAACTAAAGATCAGCGCGCCGTCCGTCACCGGCATGATCAAGAAGCTCGCATCGGCAAAACCCGCCATGGTCGAGTATCAGAAGCATCAAGGCGTCACGCTGACCGCGGCAGGAAAACGCGCCGCGCTCGAGGTCATCCGCCATCACCGCCTGCTCGAGACCTGGCTGGTGCAAACACTTGGATATTCATGGGACGAAGTCCATGAAGAGGCGGAACGTCTGGAGCACGTCATCTCGGAGGATTTCGAGCAGCGCATCGCCGCGGCACTTGGGCATCCGACCCGCGATCCACACGGTGAACTGATCCCCACCGAAGACTTAAAAATGCCGCTGGAAGATTCGACTCCGCTCTCCGCCCTGCGCCCAAACCAGACCGGCACCATTCAACGCGTCGTCGCCCAAGACCCGAGCCTGCTTCGGCATCTTGATGACCTGGGACTCACTCCGGGCGTTCAGATCGAAGTGACCGAGTACTCCGCGTTTGACAATAACTTAACAGTGAAAGTTGGCAGGAAGGTCAACGTACTCGGCTTGAACATCACAACCAAGATATTCATTGAGGAAGGTTGA